In one Brassica oleracea var. oleracea cultivar TO1000 chromosome C9, BOL, whole genome shotgun sequence genomic region, the following are encoded:
- the LOC106314251 gene encoding glutathione S-transferase T3-like — protein MDPSSRNSHGFVNLLASQSSPPIDIDSAEAHVTSPGLVKPAKRRKWSTKEDIVLISAWLNTSKDPIVSNEQKLGSFWKRIEEYFNSTPHLVGSLPREWSQCKQRWGRVNAEVCKFVGCHESALKEQTSGQTENDVMKLAHDIFFNDYNVKFCLEHCWRELRFDQKWRSHCQPKEKRKESGPEVVSAEEEVRPPGVKASKAAKWMW, from the coding sequence ATGGATCCTTCTTCCCGTAACTCTCACGGGTTTGTTAACTTGTTAGCTTCGCAGAGCAGTCCACCAATAGACATAGACTCTGCTGAAGCACATGTTACCTCTCCCGGGTTAGTTAAACCAGCGAAAAGGAGAAAGTGGTCAACCAAAGAAGACATTGTGCTGATCAGTGCTTGGTTGAACACCAGCAAGGATCCCATAGTGAGCAATGAACAGAAGCTAGGATCGTTTTGGAAGAGGATAGAAGAGTATTTCAATTCAACTCCTCACCTCGTTGGCTCCCTTCCAAGAGAGTGGAGTCAATGTAAGCAGAGGTGGGGAAGGGTGAATGCGGAGGTCTGCAAGTTTGTGGGATGCCATGAAAGCGCGTTGAAGGAGCAGACGAGTGGGCAAACAGAGAATGATGTCATGAAGCTTGCTCATGACATCTTCTTCAATGACTATAATGTCAAGTTCTGTCTTGAACATTGCTGGAGGGAACTTAGGTTCGATCAGAAATGGAGATCACACTGTCAGCCGAAGGAGAAAAGGAAGGAAAGTGGTCCGGAGGTGGTGAGTGCTGAGGAAGAGGTTAGGCCTCCGGGTGTCAAGGCCAGCAAAGCTGCCAAATGGATGTGGTGA